A window from Prinia subflava isolate CZ2003 ecotype Zambia chromosome Z, Cam_Psub_1.2, whole genome shotgun sequence encodes these proteins:
- the XPA gene encoding DNA repair protein complementing XP-A cells → MQAQCGGGSARGRARAAAGAGGTTGLRRSAAAMAGAAPAHEQDHEQEASAAAGERPHLSAAALAKIERNRQRALALRQARLAARPYPAAGGGGGRARALPKVVDTGGGFFLEEEENEEKEERGAGEKIVQPPAPVLEFDYLICGDCGKEFMDSYLMQHFDWATCDNCRDVEDKHKLITRTEAKEEYLLKDCDLDKREPVLRFIVKKNPHNSRWGEMKLYLKLQVIKRSLEVWGSEEALQEAKELRRDSREKMKQKKFDKKVKELRRAVRSSLWKKEASIHEHEYGPEENIDEDTYRKMCTVCGHELTYEKM, encoded by the exons ATGCAG GCGCAGTGCGGCGGCGGCTCGGCGAGGGGAAGGGCGAGAGCGGCTGCCGGAGCGGGGGGGACCACGGGGCTCCGTcgctccgccgccgccatggcgggcgcggccccggcccacGAGCAAGACCACGAGCAGGAGGCTTCAGCCGCGGCGGGCGAGCGGCCGCATCTCtcggcggcggcgctggcgaAGATCGAGCGGAACCGGCAGCGGGCGCTGGCACTGCGGCAGGCGCGGCTGGCGGCCCGGCCCTACCCTGCCGCAG gcggcggcggcgggcgggcgagGGCCCTCCCCAAGGTCGTGGACACGGGAGGGGGTTTcttcctggaggaggaggagaatgaggagaaggaagagcGCGGCGCCGGCGAGAAGATCGTGCAGCCACCCG CACCCGTACTAGAATTTGACTATCTCATCTGTGGAGACTGTGGCAAAGAATTCATGGACTCCTACCTTATGCAGCACTTTGATTGGGCAACATGTGATAATTGCAG AGATGTTGAAGATAAACATAAGCTTATAACAAGGACAGAAGCAAAAGAAGAGTATCTGCTTAAAGACTGTGACTTAGACAAGAGGGAACCAGTGCTCAGATTCATTGTGAAGAAAAACCCTCATAATTCACGATGGGGTGAAATGaaactttatttaaaactaCAG GTAATCAAGCGTTCACTTGAAGTCTGGGGTAGCGAGGAAGCATTGCAAGAAGCAAAGGAACTGCGCCGTGATAGCAGAGAGAAGATGAAACAGAAGAAGTTTGACAAGAAAGTTAAAG AACTGCGCCGTGCCGTGAGGAGTAGTCTGTGGAAGAAGGAAGCTAGTATCCATGAACATGAATATGGACCAGAAGAAAACATTGATGAAGATACATATAGAAAGATGTGCACTGTATGTGGCCATGAATTAACTTACGAGAAGATGTAA